From Bos javanicus breed banteng chromosome 5, ARS-OSU_banteng_1.0, whole genome shotgun sequence, the proteins below share one genomic window:
- the IL22 gene encoding interleukin-22 — MAALQKSVGSPLRDTLAAGCLLVMVLCSQGGAAAPITSHCRLNESDFQEPYIFNHTFTLAQEASLADNITDVRLIGNKLFHGIHQVTKRCYVLKQVLNFILEEVLFPQSDKFHPYMGKVVPFFSRLSKKLSQCHVESDNQHIQRNVQNLKNTVKKLGESGEIKVIGELNLLFTTLKRECAQVDQGWKMGY, encoded by the exons ATGGCTGCCCTGCAGAAATCTGTGGGCTCTCCTCTCAGGGACACTCTGGCCGCTGGCTGCCTCCTTGTCATGGTGCTGTGCTCCCAGGGAGGAGCGGCTGCACCCATCACGTCGCACTGTAGGCTCAACGAGTCCGACTTCCAGGAGCCCTACATCTTCAACCACACCTTCACTCTGGCTCAGGAG gCTAGTTTGGCAGATAACATCACAGATGTTCGTCTCATTGGGAACAAATTGTTCCACGGAATCCAT CAGGTGACAAAGCGCTGCTACGTGCTGAAGCAGGTGCTGAACTTTATTCTTGAAGAGGTGCTGTTCCCCCAATCGGACAAATTCCACCCCTATATGGGAAAGGTGGTGCCCTTCTTCTCCAGGCTCAGCAAAAAGCTAAGCCAATGT CATGTTGAGTCTGACAACCAGCACATCCAGAGAAATGTACAGAATCTGAAGAACACAGTGAAAAAG cttgGAGAGAGTGGAGAGATTAAAGTCATTGGAGAACTGAACTTGCTGTTTACAACCCTGAAACGTGAATGTGCTCAAGTAGACCAAGGCTGGAAAATGGGTTACTAA